The following proteins are encoded in a genomic region of Phragmites australis chromosome 9, lpPhrAust1.1, whole genome shotgun sequence:
- the LOC133927958 gene encoding uncharacterized protein LOC133927958 → MDPRSAWKQYMRDLCFSNDFSDEEDDLVLATLSAWHADGEASRQGLWGGSVPRHRRIHRNRLEGHNRLYNDYFADPSMYPDYIFRCRFRMKHDLYCKIVKEVEEHDPWFQQRRNAAGELGLSSLQKILLMSMRQFMCAVVEVFDDEYLRAPNEDTARLLYMNQQRGFPGMLGSIDCMHWRWKNCLTAWSGPFTSHVNALTIILEAVASQDLWIWHAFFGMSGSLNDINVLHRSHLLDNLAPGEAQYSINGHHYTMGYYLADNIYPEWATFVKSIQAHVGRKRHHFMVQQVATRKDVERAFRVL, encoded by the exons ATGGATCCTCGTTCAGCTTGGAAGCAGTACATGAGAGACTTGTGTTTCTCCAATGATTTTTCCGATGAGGAAGACGATTTGGTCTTAGCGACTCTTAGCGCTTGGCATGCGGACGGGGAAGCTTCACGCCAAGGGCTGTGGGGCGGTTCTGTCCCTAGGCATCGCCGCATCCACCGGAATCGGCTGGAGGGCCACAATAGGTTGTACAACGACTACTTTGCCGACCCCTCGATGTACCCCGACTATATTTTTCGTTGCAG GTTCAGGATGAAACATGACCTTTACTGCAAGATTGTGAAGGAGGTTGAGGAGCATGACCCGTGGTTCCAGCAAAGGAGGAACGCTGCAGGGGAGCTGGGGCTGTCATCCTTGCAAAAA ATTCTCTTGATGAGCATGAGGCAGTTCATGTGTGCTGTCGTCGAGGTATTCGATGATGAGTACCTCCGTGCTCCGAACGAGGACACTGCTCGCTTGTTGTATATGAACCAGCAAAgagggttccccgggatgctTGGAAGCATTGACTGCatgcattggaggtggaagaactgtctGACGGCGTGGTCGGGTCCTTTCACGAGCCATGTCAATGCATTGACTATCATTCTAGAGGCTGTGGCGTCGCAGGACCtgtggatttggcatgccttctttggAATGTCAGGTTCATTGAACGACATCAACGTGCTGCACCGTTCACATCTCCTCGACAACCTTGCCCCTGGTGAGGCACAATACTCCATTAATGGACACCATTACACCATGGGGTACTATCTTGCAGACAACATCTATCCGGAGTGGGCTACGTTTGTCAAGTCCATACAAGCTCATGTTGGTAGGAAGCGGCATCACTTCATGGTCCAACAAGTGGCTACACGAAAGGATGTCGAACGGGCATTCAGAGTCTTGTAG